A region of Streptomyces halobius DNA encodes the following proteins:
- a CDS encoding PTS glucose/sucrose transporter subunit IIB, whose protein sequence is MDMASKAEKIVAGLGGLDNIEEVEGCITRLRTEVNNAALVDEDALKAAGAHGVVKMGTAIQVVIGTDADPIAAEIEDMM, encoded by the coding sequence GTGGACATGGCCAGCAAGGCTGAGAAGATCGTCGCCGGGCTCGGCGGACTCGACAACATCGAAGAGGTCGAGGGCTGCATCACCCGCCTCCGCACCGAAGTCAACAACGCCGCCCTGGTCGACGAGGACGCCCTGAAGGCCGCCGGCGCCCACGGAGTCGTCAAGATGGGCACCGCCATCCAGGTCGTCATCGGCACCGACGCCGACCCCATCGCCGCCGAAATCGAAGACATGATGTGA
- the rph gene encoding ribonuclease PH, translated as MSRIDGRTPDQLRPVTIERGWSKHAEGSVLISFGDTKVFCTASVTEGVPRWRKGSGEGWVTAEYSMLPRSTNTRGDRESVRGKIGGRTHEISRLIGRSLRAVIDYKALGENTIVLDCDVLQADGGTRTAAITGAYVALADAVGWAQRKKLIKHGRQPLTGTVSAVSVGIVNGVPLLDLCYEEDVKAETDMNVVCTGDGRFVEVQGTAEAEPFTRAELGSLLDLAAAGCAELDTAQREALARTL; from the coding sequence ATGTCTCGCATCGACGGCCGCACCCCCGACCAGCTCCGCCCCGTCACCATCGAACGCGGCTGGAGCAAGCACGCCGAAGGCTCCGTCCTCATCTCCTTCGGCGACACCAAAGTCTTCTGCACCGCTTCCGTCACCGAAGGCGTCCCCCGCTGGCGCAAGGGCAGCGGCGAAGGCTGGGTCACCGCCGAATACTCGATGCTCCCCCGCTCCACCAACACCCGCGGCGACCGCGAATCCGTACGGGGCAAAATCGGCGGCCGCACACACGAGATCTCCCGCCTCATCGGCCGCTCCCTCCGCGCCGTCATCGACTACAAAGCCCTCGGCGAAAACACCATCGTCCTCGACTGCGACGTCCTCCAGGCCGACGGCGGCACCCGCACCGCCGCCATCACCGGCGCCTACGTCGCCCTCGCCGACGCCGTCGGCTGGGCCCAGCGCAAAAAACTCATCAAGCACGGCCGCCAGCCCCTCACCGGCACCGTCAGCGCCGTCAGCGTCGGCATCGTCAACGGCGTACCGCTCCTCGACCTGTGCTACGAGGAAGACGTGAAGGCCGAAACCGACATGAACGTCGTCTGCACCGGCGACGGCCGCTTCGTCGAAGTCCAGGGCACCGCCGAAGCCGAACCCTTCACCCGCGCCGAACTCGGCTCCCTCCTCGACCTCGCCGCCGCCGGCTGCGCCGAACTCGACACCGCCCAGCGCGAGGCACTCGCCCGCACACTCTGA
- the rdgB gene encoding RdgB/HAM1 family non-canonical purine NTP pyrophosphatase — MQPHTGGHPATPNRLILATRNTGKIAELRAILEGAGLGIELIGADTYPDVPDIKETGVTFAENALLKAHALAKATGHPAVADDSGLCVDVLGGAPGIFSARWAGKHGDDQANLELLLAQLADISDEHRGAHFACAAALALPDGTERVVEGRLEGTLRHVPTGTGGFGYDPILQPEGETRTCAELTPDEKNAISHRGRAFRALVPVVRELVG, encoded by the coding sequence ATGCAGCCTCACACCGGCGGGCACCCCGCAACCCCGAACCGCCTCATTCTCGCCACCCGCAACACCGGCAAGATCGCCGAACTCCGGGCCATCCTGGAAGGCGCCGGCCTCGGCATCGAACTCATCGGAGCCGACACCTACCCCGACGTCCCGGACATCAAGGAAACCGGCGTCACCTTCGCCGAAAACGCCCTGCTCAAGGCCCACGCCCTCGCCAAGGCCACCGGCCACCCGGCCGTCGCCGACGACTCCGGCCTCTGCGTCGACGTCCTCGGCGGCGCCCCCGGCATCTTCTCCGCCCGCTGGGCCGGCAAGCACGGCGACGACCAGGCCAACCTGGAGCTGCTGCTGGCCCAGCTGGCCGACATCTCCGACGAACACCGCGGCGCGCATTTCGCCTGCGCCGCTGCCCTCGCCCTCCCCGACGGCACCGAACGCGTCGTCGAGGGCCGCCTGGAGGGCACCCTCCGCCACGTCCCCACGGGCACCGGCGGCTTCGGCTACGACCCGATCCTCCAGCCCGAGGGGGAGACCCGGACCTGCGCCGAGCTGACTCCTGACGAGAAGAACGCGATCAGCCATCGGGGGCGCGCTTTCCGGGCTCTGGTTCCGGTGGTGCGGGAGCTGGTGGGCTGA
- a CDS encoding HNH endonuclease signature motif containing protein, whose protein sequence is MPVSPYTRERLAEAARSSRTLSEALEKLGVDPRSSTRRYVFDRMKKLGVDVSHFEREGAKWTREILQAAVSAATNMCEVLRHLGLEVVGGQHTHISRRIKAYGIDTSHFTTVVRAENMRDRRRRHAPGEILVEDLSAHPKRTPSNRVKRAMLELGIEERCALCGIEAVWLGEPLPLEVDHIDGDWRDNRVENLRLLCPNCHAVTDTWCRGGRRRR, encoded by the coding sequence ATGCCCGTCAGCCCATACACCCGGGAGCGCCTCGCCGAGGCGGCCCGATCGTCGCGGACGTTGTCGGAGGCGTTGGAGAAGTTAGGGGTGGATCCGCGGAGTTCGACGCGGCGGTATGTGTTTGACCGGATGAAGAAACTGGGGGTGGACGTCTCACACTTCGAGCGCGAGGGGGCCAAGTGGACGCGGGAGATCCTCCAGGCGGCGGTCTCGGCCGCGACGAACATGTGCGAGGTGCTGCGGCATCTCGGGCTTGAGGTCGTCGGGGGCCAGCACACCCACATCAGCCGCCGGATCAAGGCGTACGGGATCGACACCTCGCATTTCACGACCGTGGTCCGCGCGGAGAACATGCGGGACCGCCGACGTCGCCACGCCCCCGGAGAGATCCTCGTGGAGGACCTGTCAGCGCACCCCAAGCGCACTCCCAGCAACCGGGTCAAGAGGGCAATGCTCGAACTCGGCATCGAGGAGCGATGTGCTCTGTGCGGCATTGAGGCGGTCTGGCTGGGAGAGCCGCTGCCGCTTGAGGTCGATCACATCGACGGCGATTGGCGGGACAACCGGGTCGAGAACCTGCGATTGCTGTGCCCCAACTGCCATGCAGTGACCGATACTTGGTGCCGAGGTGGCCGCCGACGACGGTAG
- a CDS encoding MFS transporter, with amino-acid sequence MATGTTEAVRTVQTHTPDAPDKEALKRHRTLFRAIARRKNPPLRRTDITITDEKVVKRAVKAAALGNAMEWFDFGIYSYLAVTIGKVFFPGGNDTTSLLSSFATFAVAFLVRPLGGAYFGPLGDRIGRKKVLALTMIMMALGTLSIGLIPSHAAIGFWSPVLLILFRLVQGFSTGGEYGGASTFIAEYAPDKKRGYFGSFLEMGTLIGYTGAAGIVLILDTALGNEAMLHWGWRIPFLIAGPLGLVGLYLRVKLDETPAFQKLEATGSHATTPLPHSPHLSENAPRRKLGEILAQQWPTLILCVALVGAYNITDYMLLSYMPTYLTDTLDYQESHGLLILLGTMAVLMCVLTTIGKLNDRYGRKPLLMTGMLGFFLLAIPAFLLVKQGSMLAVLTGMALLGLSLVCLLGTMSAALPALFPTDVRYGSLSIGYNLAVSLFGGTTPLVITALMKGFGGNIMVPAYYTMGAALVGAIAVACMKETAQLPLEGSPPSVATKEEAIELVSSESREPRF; translated from the coding sequence GTGGCGACCGGCACCACCGAAGCAGTCCGCACAGTCCAGACCCACACCCCGGACGCCCCGGACAAAGAAGCGCTCAAGCGCCACCGGACCCTCTTCCGTGCCATCGCCCGCCGCAAAAATCCCCCACTACGACGCACCGACATCACCATCACCGACGAAAAAGTCGTCAAACGCGCCGTAAAAGCCGCCGCCCTCGGCAACGCCATGGAATGGTTCGACTTCGGGATCTACAGCTATCTCGCCGTCACCATCGGCAAGGTCTTCTTCCCCGGCGGCAACGACACCACCAGCCTGCTGTCCTCCTTCGCCACCTTCGCCGTCGCCTTCCTCGTACGCCCCCTCGGCGGCGCCTACTTCGGCCCGCTGGGCGACCGCATCGGCCGCAAGAAAGTACTCGCCCTCACCATGATCATGATGGCGCTGGGCACCCTCTCCATCGGTCTGATCCCCTCCCACGCCGCCATCGGCTTCTGGTCCCCCGTCCTCCTCATCCTCTTCCGCCTCGTCCAGGGCTTCTCCACCGGCGGCGAATACGGCGGCGCCTCCACCTTCATCGCCGAATACGCCCCCGACAAAAAACGCGGCTACTTCGGCAGCTTCCTGGAAATGGGCACCCTCATCGGCTACACCGGAGCGGCCGGCATCGTCCTCATCCTCGACACCGCCCTCGGCAACGAAGCAATGCTCCACTGGGGCTGGCGCATCCCCTTCCTCATCGCCGGCCCACTCGGCCTCGTCGGCCTCTACCTCCGGGTGAAACTCGACGAAACCCCCGCCTTCCAAAAACTGGAAGCCACCGGCTCACACGCCACGACACCCCTCCCCCACTCCCCCCACCTCTCCGAAAACGCCCCCAGGAGAAAACTCGGCGAAATCCTCGCCCAGCAGTGGCCCACCCTCATCCTCTGCGTCGCCCTGGTCGGCGCCTACAACATCACCGACTACATGCTCCTCTCCTACATGCCGACCTATTTGACGGACACCCTCGACTACCAGGAATCCCACGGCCTCCTGATCCTCCTGGGCACCATGGCCGTCCTCATGTGCGTCCTCACCACCATCGGCAAACTCAACGACCGCTACGGTCGCAAGCCGCTGCTCATGACCGGCATGCTCGGCTTCTTCCTCCTGGCCATCCCCGCGTTCCTCCTGGTCAAGCAGGGCAGCATGCTCGCCGTCCTCACCGGCATGGCCCTCCTCGGCCTCTCCCTCGTCTGCCTCCTCGGCACCATGTCCGCCGCCCTCCCCGCCCTCTTCCCCACCGACGTCCGCTACGGCTCCCTCTCCATCGGCTACAACCTCGCGGTATCCCTTTTCGGCGGCACCACGCCTTTGGTGATCACGGCCCTGATGAAGGGATTCGGCGGCAACATCATGGTTCCCGCCTACTACACAATGGGCGCCGCTCTCGTGGGCGCGATCGCCGTCGCCTGCATGAAGGAAACGGCGCAGCTGCCGCTGGAAGGGTCGCCTCCTTCGGTAGCCACCAAGGAGGAGGCCATCGAACTCGTCAGCTCCGAATCCAGGGAGCCCCGCTTCTGA
- a CDS encoding sensor histidine kinase, with the protein MGIRGRIALAISGMTALAVVVLGFSVHHIADAERERSARAYQDDRLSSALQIYERDGTLALGAQLNDATLPVPLREAVFRGRSGTYLSGGEDPRVWAATGVGGGVDGGAPQRTLSVSAAFPDDDPARVALDRALLIAGCGTVVLMAVVSWFVAQRLSRRLRLSAAAARRIAAGAAPDADALASHGRDEVAELGRSVHHMATSLAARVEAEREFTADVAHELRTPVAGLVAAAELLPQPRAVEMVRDRAQVMRRLVEDLLEVSRLDAGVERADLDACELPSLVRGIVQRAARQRGVDEVPVMVEGEPRIVETDRRRVERVLVNLLANAAKHGMPPIEVVVAGARIVVRDHGPGYPAELCAEGPRRFRTAAPERGTGHGLGLTIAAGQAEVLGARLDFGAAAEGGAEAVLELPDRTATAPGIGMPLTDNGSCPGPP; encoded by the coding sequence ATGGGCATTCGAGGCCGGATCGCCCTGGCCATTTCGGGAATGACGGCGCTGGCCGTGGTGGTGCTCGGGTTCTCCGTGCACCACATCGCCGATGCCGAGCGGGAGCGGTCGGCGCGGGCGTATCAGGACGACCGGCTGAGTTCGGCGCTGCAGATCTACGAGCGGGACGGGACGCTGGCGCTGGGGGCGCAGCTGAATGACGCGACGCTGCCGGTGCCGTTGCGGGAGGCGGTGTTCCGGGGCCGGTCGGGGACGTATCTCAGTGGCGGTGAGGATCCGCGGGTGTGGGCGGCGACGGGGGTCGGCGGTGGTGTGGACGGGGGCGCTCCGCAGCGGACGTTGTCGGTGTCGGCGGCGTTTCCGGATGACGATCCGGCGCGGGTGGCCCTGGACCGGGCGTTGTTGATCGCGGGGTGCGGCACGGTTGTGCTGATGGCGGTGGTGTCGTGGTTTGTGGCGCAGCGGCTGTCGCGGCGGCTGCGGTTGAGTGCGGCGGCGGCGCGGCGGATCGCGGCGGGTGCGGCGCCGGACGCGGATGCGCTGGCGAGCCATGGCCGGGACGAGGTGGCCGAGTTGGGCCGGAGTGTGCATCACATGGCGACGTCGCTGGCTGCCCGGGTGGAGGCGGAGCGGGAGTTCACCGCGGATGTGGCGCATGAGCTGCGGACGCCGGTCGCGGGGCTGGTGGCGGCGGCGGAGTTGTTGCCGCAGCCGCGTGCGGTGGAGATGGTGCGGGACCGGGCGCAGGTGATGCGGCGGCTGGTGGAGGACCTGCTGGAGGTGTCGCGGCTGGACGCGGGGGTGGAGCGGGCGGATCTGGATGCCTGTGAGCTGCCGTCGCTGGTGCGGGGGATCGTGCAGCGGGCGGCGCGTCAGCGGGGGGTGGACGAGGTGCCGGTGATGGTGGAGGGGGAGCCGCGGATCGTGGAGACGGACCGGCGCCGGGTGGAGCGGGTGCTGGTGAATCTGCTGGCGAACGCGGCGAAGCATGGGATGCCGCCGATAGAGGTGGTGGTGGCGGGTGCCCGGATCGTGGTGCGGGATCACGGTCCGGGGTATCCGGCGGAGTTGTGTGCGGAGGGGCCGCGGCGGTTCCGTACGGCGGCGCCGGAGCGGGGGACCGGGCATGGTCTGGGGCTGACGATCGCGGCGGGGCAGGCGGAGGTGCTGGGGGCGCGGCTGGATTTCGGCGCCGCCGCGGAGGGCGGCGCCGAAGCGGTGCTGGAGTTGCCGGACCGGACGGCGACAGCGCCGGGAATCGGTATGCCACTCACCGACAACGGCTCCTGCCCCGGGCCACCCTGA
- the bcp gene encoding thioredoxin-dependent thiol peroxidase produces the protein MTARLQTGDTAPAFTLPDADGKQVSLADHKGRKVIVYFYPAALTPGCTKQACDFTDNLAFLAGHGYDVIGVSPDKPEKLATFREKEDLKVTLLGDPGKEVLTAYGAFGEKKLYGKTVTGVIRSTVIVDEEGKVERALYNVKATGHVAKIIKDLGL, from the coding sequence ATGACCGCGCGACTGCAGACCGGCGACACCGCCCCGGCCTTCACCCTCCCCGACGCCGACGGCAAGCAGGTCTCGCTGGCCGACCACAAGGGCCGCAAGGTCATCGTCTACTTCTACCCGGCCGCCCTGACCCCGGGTTGCACCAAGCAGGCATGCGACTTCACCGACAACCTCGCCTTCCTGGCCGGCCACGGCTACGACGTCATCGGCGTCTCCCCCGACAAGCCGGAGAAGCTCGCCACGTTCCGCGAGAAGGAAGACCTCAAGGTCACCCTGCTCGGCGACCCCGGCAAGGAGGTCCTCACGGCATACGGCGCGTTCGGCGAGAAGAAGCTCTACGGCAAGACCGTCACCGGCGTCATCCGCTCCACCGTCATCGTCGACGAGGAAGGCAAGGTCGAGCGCGCCCTCTACAACGTCAAGGCCACCGGCCATGTCGCCAAGATCATCAAGGATCTGGGGCTGTAA
- a CDS encoding DUF3618 domain-containing protein, translated as MAEARTPAQIEAEIARRRQDLAETLDEIGVRLHPQTIIGDAKAKAADAVDRTAGRAYVAANRAVSQVRGRLVSDDGTPRLERIIPVAVVGVAVVGLLALRAKRRRG; from the coding sequence GTGGCGGAGGCCAGGACCCCGGCGCAGATCGAGGCGGAGATCGCCCGCAGGCGGCAGGATCTCGCCGAGACGCTCGACGAGATCGGGGTGCGGCTGCACCCGCAGACGATCATCGGCGATGCGAAGGCGAAGGCCGCGGACGCGGTGGACCGTACGGCGGGGCGGGCGTATGTGGCTGCCAACCGTGCGGTGTCGCAGGTGCGTGGCCGGCTGGTGTCGGACGACGGGACGCCGCGGCTGGAGCGGATCATTCCGGTGGCCGTGGTCGGGGTGGCCGTGGTGGGGCTGCTGGCGCTGCGCGCCAAGCGGCGCCGTGGATAG
- a CDS encoding GroES family chaperonin, with amino-acid sequence MLHDRVLVRTDTPEGERRSSGGIVIPATAAVGRRLAWAEVVAVGQNVRTVEVGDRVLYDPEDRGEVEVRGVAYVLMRERDLHAVAAERLEGAEDATGLYL; translated from the coding sequence ATGCTGCACGACCGTGTGCTGGTCCGGACGGACACCCCCGAAGGCGAGCGTCGCTCCAGTGGGGGCATCGTCATTCCGGCGACCGCCGCGGTCGGCCGCCGCCTGGCCTGGGCCGAGGTGGTCGCGGTCGGGCAGAACGTGCGGACCGTCGAGGTGGGCGACCGCGTGCTGTACGACCCGGAGGACCGTGGCGAGGTCGAGGTGCGCGGTGTGGCGTATGTGCTGATGCGGGAGCGCGATCTGCATGCCGTGGCCGCCGAGCGGCTGGAGGGGGCGGAGGACGCGACGGGGCTGTATCTGTAG
- a CDS encoding DMT family transporter yields the protein MAWILLAVAGLLEVGWSIGMKFTDGFTRLWPSVFTGAGIVASMLLLSYAARTLPIGTAYGVWVGIGAAGAAVVGMLVLGEPATAARIFFIVLLLVAVVGLKATSGH from the coding sequence ATGGCATGGATCCTGCTCGCCGTCGCCGGTCTGCTGGAGGTCGGCTGGTCGATCGGTATGAAGTTCACGGATGGCTTCACCCGTTTGTGGCCCAGTGTGTTCACCGGTGCGGGCATCGTCGCCAGCATGCTGCTGCTGTCGTACGCGGCCAGGACCCTGCCGATCGGTACCGCCTATGGCGTGTGGGTCGGTATCGGGGCGGCCGGTGCGGCGGTGGTCGGGATGCTGGTGCTCGGTGAGCCGGCGACCGCGGCCCGGATCTTCTTCATCGTGCTGTTGCTGGTGGCGGTGGTGGGGCTGAAGGCGACGTCGGGGCACTGA
- a CDS encoding transglycosylase domain-containing protein — protein MSEDPRHNGPEHTGPPQWGPRPDASTAGGNGGGKPRKPRPPRTGWRRLVPTWRVVLGTVLGILLLIVGGMIAGYLLVEIPPANVAAKAQSNVYLYSDGSELARDGDVNRENVTLSQIPKSVQESVLAAEDRDFYTESAVDPAAMIRAAWNTVTGKGKQSGSTITQQYVKNYYLGQEQTLTRKAKEFFIAIKLDREVSKNDILEGYLNSSYYGRNAYGIQAAAQAYYGKSCEDLTTAEGAYLATLLNAPSAYDIAAHPENKPRALARWNYVLDGMVTKKWLTRAKRSAMEFPAPGPAKAAAGLTGQRGYLVEAVKDYLTTNKILDEDTLRAGGYRITTTIGKKRQNALVDAVNTRLMDKLSKKRKVDTYVRAGGASIDTATGRVVALYGGIDYAKQYVNGATRRDYQVGSTFKPIVFASAVQNHSTTQDGVPITPHTVYDGTNKRMTISDGSPTGFAPANEDDRSYGQITVTEATDKSVNAVYAQMGIDVGPAQVKNTAVDLGIPADTPSLGTSQGAISLGTATPSVLDMTQVYATFANHGQQRPYTLVDKISKRGQRLELPKRPEGTAISRDAADTTTSILRSVVEGGTATAAKAAGRPAAGKTGTAEEDKAAWFAGYTPELATVVAVLGQNPKSAAQEPLYGAAGLPRINGGGFPAEIWADYTAAALAGEPVRHFDLELAPSAESASPRPTTSAPAPPTETAPTTPGPPTTVGPPTDFPTEPTDGPPTPTFPTDEPPPYPTEDFPTVGPGEYQGRGERWREWEEDD, from the coding sequence ATGAGCGAGGATCCGCGGCACAACGGCCCGGAGCACACCGGCCCCCCGCAGTGGGGGCCGCGTCCCGACGCGTCGACGGCGGGCGGGAACGGCGGCGGGAAACCCCGAAAGCCGCGGCCCCCGCGCACCGGCTGGCGCCGGCTCGTGCCCACCTGGCGGGTGGTGCTCGGCACGGTGCTGGGCATCCTGCTGCTGATCGTCGGCGGCATGATCGCCGGATATCTGCTGGTCGAGATTCCGCCGGCCAACGTCGCGGCCAAGGCGCAGAGCAATGTCTATCTCTACTCCGACGGGTCGGAGCTGGCCCGCGACGGCGACGTCAACCGGGAGAACGTGACCCTCAGCCAGATCCCCAAGTCCGTCCAGGAGTCCGTACTGGCCGCCGAGGACCGCGACTTCTACACCGAGTCCGCGGTCGATCCTGCCGCGATGATCCGGGCCGCCTGGAACACCGTCACCGGCAAGGGCAAGCAGTCCGGATCGACCATCACCCAGCAGTACGTCAAGAACTACTACCTGGGCCAGGAGCAGACCCTCACCCGCAAGGCCAAGGAGTTCTTCATCGCGATCAAGCTGGACCGCGAGGTGAGCAAGAACGACATCCTGGAGGGCTACCTCAACTCCAGCTACTACGGCCGCAACGCGTACGGCATCCAGGCCGCCGCCCAGGCGTACTACGGCAAGAGCTGCGAGGATCTGACCACCGCCGAGGGCGCCTATCTCGCCACCCTCCTCAACGCTCCCAGCGCGTACGACATCGCCGCCCACCCCGAGAACAAGCCGCGGGCGCTGGCGCGTTGGAACTACGTCCTGGACGGCATGGTGACGAAGAAGTGGCTCACCCGGGCCAAGCGCTCCGCCATGGAGTTCCCCGCACCGGGACCGGCCAAGGCGGCCGCCGGCCTCACCGGCCAGCGCGGCTATCTCGTCGAAGCGGTCAAGGACTATCTGACCACCAACAAGATCCTCGACGAGGACACCCTGCGGGCCGGCGGCTACCGCATCACCACCACCATCGGCAAGAAGCGCCAGAACGCCCTCGTCGACGCGGTCAACACCCGGCTGATGGACAAGCTCAGCAAGAAACGGAAGGTCGACACCTACGTCCGGGCCGGCGGCGCCTCCATCGACACCGCCACCGGCCGCGTCGTCGCCCTCTACGGCGGCATCGACTACGCCAAGCAGTACGTCAACGGCGCCACCCGCCGCGACTACCAGGTCGGCTCCACCTTCAAACCGATCGTCTTCGCCTCCGCCGTCCAGAACCACTCCACCACCCAGGACGGCGTACCGATCACCCCCCACACCGTCTACGACGGCACCAACAAGCGGATGACCATCAGCGACGGCTCCCCCACCGGCTTCGCGCCCGCCAACGAGGACGACCGCTCCTACGGCCAGATCACCGTCACCGAGGCCACCGACAAATCCGTCAACGCCGTCTACGCCCAGATGGGCATCGACGTCGGCCCCGCCCAGGTCAAGAACACCGCCGTCGACCTGGGCATCCCCGCCGACACCCCGAGCCTGGGCACCTCCCAGGGCGCGATCTCACTGGGCACCGCCACCCCCAGCGTCCTGGACATGACGCAGGTCTACGCGACCTTCGCCAACCACGGCCAGCAACGGCCGTACACCCTGGTCGACAAGATCTCCAAGCGCGGCCAGCGCCTCGAACTGCCCAAGCGCCCCGAAGGCACCGCCATCTCGCGCGACGCCGCCGACACCACCACCTCGATCCTGCGCAGCGTCGTCGAGGGCGGCACCGCCACCGCGGCCAAGGCCGCCGGCCGGCCCGCGGCGGGCAAGACCGGCACCGCGGAGGAGGACAAGGCCGCCTGGTTCGCGGGCTACACCCCCGAACTCGCCACCGTGGTCGCGGTACTGGGCCAGAACCCGAAGAGCGCCGCCCAGGAGCCGCTGTACGGCGCGGCGGGCCTGCCGCGCATCAACGGCGGCGGCTTCCCCGCCGAGATCTGGGCCGACTACACCGCCGCCGCGCTGGCGGGCGAGCCGGTCCGCCACTTCGACCTGGAGCTGGCCCCGAGCGCCGAGTCGGCCTCGCCCCGGCCGACCACCAGCGCCCCGGCCCCGCCCACCGAAACCGCGCCGACCACCCCCGGGCCGCCCACCACCGTCGGACCGCCCACCGACTTCCCCACCGAGCCGACCGATGGACCACCCACCCCCACCTTCCCGACCGACGAGCCGCCGCCCTATCCCACGGAGGACTTCCCGACCGTGGGACCGGGCGAGTACCAGGGGCGAGGGGAGCGGTGGCGGGAGTGGGAGGAGGACGACTGA
- a CDS encoding ABC transporter permease gives MLYAAVAAGSFRRYATYRTATVAGVFTNTVFGFILAYTYIALWDERPRLGGYDQAQAVTYVWTGQALLAAVALMVGGVDELQERIRSGDIAVDLYRPADLQLWWLSADLGRAALQLIGRGVVPMAAGALFFPLALPSSTLTWGCFLLSTALAVVVSFALRYLVALACFWLLDGAGLALVSGLACMFFSGMVLPLRVFPGGFGELAQLLPWAAMLQVPADVLLGARTGGSLLRGLAFQAVWGVALLALGRVVQSAATRKVVVHGG, from the coding sequence GTGCTGTACGCGGCAGTGGCGGCCGGCAGCTTCCGGCGGTACGCGACGTATCGGACGGCCACCGTGGCGGGCGTCTTCACCAACACCGTCTTCGGCTTCATCCTCGCCTACACCTATATCGCCCTCTGGGACGAGCGGCCGCGTCTGGGCGGCTACGACCAGGCGCAGGCGGTGACGTATGTGTGGACCGGGCAGGCGCTGCTGGCGGCCGTGGCGCTGATGGTCGGCGGGGTGGACGAGCTGCAGGAGCGGATCCGGTCCGGTGACATTGCCGTGGACCTCTACCGGCCGGCCGACCTCCAGCTGTGGTGGCTGTCCGCGGATCTGGGCCGGGCGGCGCTGCAGCTGATCGGGCGCGGGGTGGTGCCGATGGCGGCGGGTGCCCTGTTCTTCCCACTGGCGCTCCCGTCGTCCACATTGACCTGGGGCTGCTTCCTCCTCTCCACGGCACTGGCGGTGGTGGTCAGCTTCGCGCTGCGCTATCTCGTCGCGCTGGCCTGCTTCTGGCTGCTCGACGGCGCGGGGCTGGCCCTGGTCAGCGGGCTGGCCTGCATGTTCTTCTCGGGGATGGTGCTGCCGCTGCGGGTGTTTCCCGGCGGCTTCGGGGAGCTGGCCCAGCTGCTGCCGTGGGCGGCGATGCTTCAGGTGCCCGCCGATGTGCTGCTCGGCGCGCGAACCGGCGGCTCGCTGCTGCGGGGGCTGGCGTTCCAGGCGGTGTGGGGTGTGGCGCTGCTGGCGCTGGGCCGGGTGGTGCAGTCGGCCGCCACGCGCAAGGTGGTGGTCCACGGTGGCTAG
- a CDS encoding ABC transporter permease, which translates to MWVRSTLAYRTSFVMMTVGNFAASALDFVAIMLMFSQIDALGGFSLPEVAFLYGTSSVSLGLADLLFGSMDRLGRRVRDGTLDTLLLRPAPVFAQVAADRFALRRLGRITQGLLVLGWSVSRLDVDWTAGRMLMVPLMTVCGAAIFAAVFTAGAAFQFWAQDAAEVQNSFTYGGNTMLQYPPTVFAQDLVRGVTFLIPLAFVNWLPALRLLGRPDPLGLPGWVDFVGPAVAALMCAGAGLAWRYGLRAYRSTGS; encoded by the coding sequence ATGTGGGTGCGCTCCACGCTGGCGTACCGGACGTCGTTCGTGATGATGACGGTCGGCAACTTCGCGGCCAGCGCACTGGATTTCGTCGCGATCATGCTGATGTTCTCGCAGATCGACGCCCTGGGCGGATTCTCGCTGCCCGAAGTCGCCTTCCTCTACGGCACGTCCAGCGTCTCCCTGGGCCTGGCGGACCTGCTGTTCGGCAGCATGGACCGGCTCGGCCGCCGGGTCCGCGACGGCACCCTCGACACCCTGCTGCTGCGCCCCGCACCGGTCTTCGCGCAGGTCGCCGCGGACCGCTTCGCGCTGCGCCGGCTGGGCCGGATCACCCAGGGCCTGCTGGTCCTCGGCTGGTCGGTGTCCCGGCTGGACGTGGACTGGACGGCGGGCCGGATGCTGATGGTGCCGCTGATGACGGTGTGCGGCGCGGCCATCTTCGCGGCGGTGTTCACCGCGGGCGCCGCCTTCCAGTTCTGGGCCCAGGACGCGGCCGAGGTGCAGAACTCCTTCACGTACGGCGGCAACACCATGCTCCAGTACCCGCCGACGGTGTTCGCCCAGGACCTGGTGCGCGGGGTCACCTTCCTCATCCCGCTGGCCTTTGTGAACTGGCTGCCCGCGCTGCGCCTGCTGGGCCGTCCGGACCCGCTGGGGCTGCCGGGCTGGGTGGACTTCGTGGGGCCCGCGGTGGCCGCGCTGATGTGCGCGGGCGCGGGACTGGCGTGGCGGTACGGCCTGCGGGCGTACCGCAGTACGGGGAGCTGA